The Verrucomicrobium spinosum DSM 4136 = JCM 18804 DNA segment ACTACGGCAGCCCGATCAACACGGCTTCTACTGACGCCCTTGGCAATCCTACCACGGTGACGCTGACGGAAAACCGTATTGAGCAGCCGGTCTTCTCCACCCGCAAAGTCACGACGGCTGTGACGGTGTGGGACGGCCAGACCGTCGCCATGGGTGGTTTGATCCGCGAAGACGTTCAAGATGTGGAAGACAAGGTGCCAATTCTTGGTGACATCCCGATCCTCGGTCGTTTGTTCCAGAGCAAGGCTGAAGATCACTTCAAGCGTAACCTCATGATCTTCGTGACGGCCAAGCTGATTGATCCTTCGGGCGAACCGATCCGCAAACCTGCCCCTACTCCTGTCGCTCCCACGGCTCCGCCTCCCGTGAGCATGGATGGTGGTCCAGGACTGGTGCCGGCCATCAACCCTTAATCGGGTAAGGGTCAGTTAGACCGCAATATCTTTGCAGGGCGGGCTGGGAAACCAGTCCGCCCTTGCTATTTTGTAGAATGAAAATCTGGATCGTAACGGGTGGTGCCGCTTCCGGGAAATCAACGTTCTGTCGTTTGCTTGCCGAGCTGTCGTCTCAGGTGGTGCTGTTTTCGAGCGATGAGGCGGTGCATCAGATCTACCAGACGCCAGAGTTGGCAGCTGTGCTGGCAGGGGTGCTGGACCCATCCGTCGTCGGGGAAGACGGTCTGGTGTCGCGGGGGGCGTTGCGGGATCTGGCGTTCAACGATCCCACAGTGCGACGGAAACTTGAGGATTTCCTTCATCCTCAGGTATTTAAAAAGCTTTCTGATTTGGTTCAGCAGACCCGGGAAGCCGGAAAGGCACAACTTTTGATTGCGGAAGTGCCTTTGTTCTACGAGGCTGCTTCAGACTTTCCTGCTGATGCGGTCATCGTCGTCGCCTCTGAAGCCAGGGTGCAGCACGACCGAATGACGGGAGAACGTGGACTGAACGCTGACACCGCTCAACGCATTCTCGACATCCAGTGGCCGCTTCGGCGCAAACTGGAGCTCGCGGACAAAGTCGTCTGGAACGAGGGTTCGACTGAACTCCTGCGTTCTCAGGCCCAGCTACTCTTGCAACAAATCGTATAGCCAGATGCATAGTGAAGAAAACCCGGTCTCTGTCCCTGCGGACGCTCCAGAGGGAGCGCTCGTGAATGAGACGGTGATCGCTGAAGCCAGCGCACCCGAAACGACAACTCCTCCGCCTGTTGGAGCGAGCCCTGCCCCTGACCATACCGGGGCACCAGTTGAGGAGAAGGTGCCAGGTCCTTTCCCAGAAGTCGTAACGATCAACGACTTGCAATCCAGCACCCTGGGGGCACTACAGGCCTTGGCTGCTACGCTGGGATGGCGCGTCAACGGCAGCCGTACCAAGCACCAGCTTGTGGTGGAGTTGGTGAGTTGGATGATGCAACACGGCACCCGGGCTGAGGTGGAAGGTTTCCTTGAGATGCAGCAGGAGAGCTTCGGTCTCATCCGATATCCTTTGTACAATTTCGCCCCGTTGCCAGAGGACATCTTCGTGCCTATTTTTGTGATCCGGAAGTTCAATCTCCGGCCCGGCCAGAAGATCAAAGCCAGCATCAAAGTGCCGCGCGAGAAGGAGAAGTATCTCGCCATGGACCGGATTCTTGAGGTCGAAGGCAGGAGTGTTGATGAATGGCAACTGCCTGTGGATTTTGACAAGCTGACGGCGACCTTCCCTTCCCAGCGGATCATCCTGGAGACTCCGAAGAATCCTGCGGTGAGTGCCCGCATGGTGGACATCATCGCTCCGCTTGGCAAAGGTCAGCGGGCTTTGATCTGCGCTTCGCCCCGCTCAGGCAAGACGATGTTGTTGAAGGACATCGCCAGATCCATCACTGTGAACCATCCTGAGGTTACCCTCATCATCCTTTTATTGGATGAGCGGCCGGAGGAGGTCACAGATTTCGAAGAGAGCGTGCAGACGGAGATCTACAGTTCTACTTTTGATGAAAGTCCCAAGAGGCATTCCCAAGTTGCAGAGCTGGTGCTCGAACGTGCTAAGCGCCTGGTGGAGCTCGGTAAAGATGTGGTGATCTTGTTGGATAGCATCACCCGACTGGCGAGAGGTTACAATGCCCTGCAGGGCGGCAAGGGCCGCACCATGTCTGGCGGGATTGACGCCAAGGCATTGATGAAGCCCAAGAAGTTCTTCGGCGCGGCTAGAAAGGTCGAAGAAGGCGGCAGCCTTACAATTGTGGCGACGGCCCTCGTCGAAACAGAGAGCCGGATGGACGAAGTGATCTTTGAGGAGTTCAAGGGGACGGGCAACATGGAGGTGAATCTCGACCGCGAGATCGCCGAGCGCCGCATTTTCCCGGCGATCCATGTGCTCAAGTCAGGCACCCGTCGCGATGAGTTGTTGTATCACCCCGATGAGTTCAAGCGGATCTCCGTGATCCGCAAGCAGCTCGCCAGCGTTCCTGCCTATGAGGCAGTTGAATTCCTCCTCAAAAACATCGAGCGAAGCAAGAGCAATGCTGAGCTGTTGCTGTCTGGATTGCGTTGAACATGATTTCCTCATCCGCTGAGCCATCCATTGGTCGGGACTACTATTGGATCGACACCGAAGAGCAATTGAGGGGGCTTGCCGCGGATCTCAATAGCTTGATCACCCGTGGTGAGCTGACTCGCGTCTATCTGGACACGGAGGCAGACAGCCTGCATCACTTTCAGGAGAAGCTGTGTCTCATTCAGCTTGCTGCCAATGGCATTTATGCCCTGATTGATCCGCTGGTTCTTTCCGACCTCGGCCCGTTGTTGGAAGTGGTGGACAATGCGGAGGTGTGGTTTCACAGCGCAGACTACGATCTGACGCTGCTGAAGCGGACCTGCAACTGGACCCCCACACACCTCAAGGACACCCAAGTGGCCGCCAGGCTGACCGGGCATCGTACTTTTGGATTGGCGGCTCTGGTGGAGCAGCACTGTGGTGTCACGCTTTGCAAGAGCTCTCAAAAAGAAGACTGGAGCCTCCGCCCTCTGCCTGCCAAAATGCAGGCTTACGCGGTTGACGATGTCCGTTATCTGGGGCGGCTCGTGGATATTTTCATGACGGATCTGGTGGCGAAGGATCGTGTGACCTGGTTTGAGCAGAGTTGTGAATCTCTGCGCCGAGATGTTCTTTCGAGGCAGGAGAAAGACCGCGATGAGGCTTGGCGCATCAGTGGCTCCGGGCGGCTGCGGCCTGCAGGGCTCGCCATCTTGAGAGAGGTCTGGAATTGGCGTGATGGTATCGCACGTGAAAAGGATGTGCCTCCGTTCCGCGTTTTGAACAATCAGCAGATGCTGACGATGGCAACGGAGTTCGAAACTTCGGGTACTGCCCACCCTCCGCCCAGATGGCGCGGCCGGTGGAAGGAAACCTTCGAGGCGGCTGTGACCCGGGTTAAGAAAGCAGACCCCGCGAGCTGGCCGGAACGGCCCAAAAAGCATGCCCGCCGAATGACTGACCAAGATCGGGCGAAGATCGACCGGCTCTGTCAAGCTCGAGACCTCAAGGCAGAGGGGCTTGGACTTGAGACGTCTCTGTTGGGTTCGCGGGGGCTGATGGAAGATCTGGTCCTGAATCCGGATGGAGAAGTTAGAAACAAGCTCATGGCATGGCAGCGCGAGGTGCTGCAAGACGTGCTTTCCAAAGAAGAACTGGTGTTCTGACCCCCCGGCAGTGCCATGCGCGCGGCATGATCAAGACACAAAAAAGCGCCTCTGAAAAGAGGCGCTTTTTTGTGTCTTGAAGGTGACAATTCAGCCTGCGTCAGAAGCAAACGGTCCTATGACGTGGTTTTACGCTCCACATTGAGCTCCATTTTCCGGTAAAGGGTGGCGATACTCACGCCGAGCATGCTGGCCGTCTTCTCACGACTGCCGTTGTTGAACTTGAGGGTCTCGGCAATAAAGAGCTTCTCCTGGCCGCGGATGAATTCATCCAGCGTGCCACCGATGGGCAGGCGCTGTTTGCCTTCACCGCTGGCAGGGTCGAGTGGTGCCTCCACCTTTTGGGTGACCTTGGCAGGCAGGTCGCTGGGTTTGATGGAATCTCCTTCCGCGAGGGCGCACGCACGCTCGACCGCGTTGCGCAGTTCGCTGATGTTTCCCGGCCAGGGATATTTCTCAAGAAACTCCTCGGCAAAGGCTTCCATCCTCTTCATCCCCCGCCCGGAGCGCAGGGCTTGTTCTCTAAGAAAATGCTCCACGAGCAGGGCTATGTCTTCCCGGCGCTCACGCAGCGGCGGCACAATGATGGGCACCACTGAGAGCTTATAATAGAGATCTTCGCGGAATTTCCCATCCCGAATGGAATCTTCGAGGTGGGCTGTGGTGGAGGTGATGAGGCGGAAGTTAAATCCTGAACCATTGTACATGGTCTGGGAGGAGACTTGGGCCTGCTCCAAAAACCCGTTCAATTGCGCCTGGATGCGCATCGGCATCTGGTGGATCTCCGCAATGTGGATGGTGCCACCACGTGTGCGGGCAAAGATGCTGTTCTGTGGAGAGCCGTGACCGAAGAGCTCAGACTCAAGAAGATCTGGCGGCAGCGCGCTGCATTGGATGGCTTTGAAAGGACCGGAGCTGCGCCGGCTGCTCTCATGCAGGGCGCGAGCGATCAATTGCTTGCCGACGCCGAATTCCCCTTCAAGCAGGACAGGGCTGTCATTATCGGCGACGCGCTGGACAATGCTGAGGATTTTTTGAATTGGCGCGCTGCCGCCTACCAGACGGGAACTGTTGGCTGCTGAGGGCGGGGCGGCTTGATAGCTGCTGGCGGCCGTTACGCTCTTCTGTCCCAGTGCTTGTTCGATCGTGCGCTTGAGGTCGGCAAGGTCGAAGGGTTTTGTGAGATAATCATAGGCGCCCAGCCGCATGGCCTCTACGGCAGTCTCTACGCTGCCGTGGCCTGTCACCATGATGATGGCGGTGCTGGCGGATTCGGCACGGGTGTGTTTGATGATTTCCAACCCGTCAATATCACCGATGCGGAGATCCACAATCACCAGATCGGGGCGACTGTCCCTGATGCTGCTCAATCCAGCCATCCCGGTCTGGCACTGCACGACCTCGTGTCCCAAGCCACGGCAAAACTTGGCCATAAGCTCCAAGATGGACGCCTCGTCATCAATGATTACCACTTTTGCCATGTTAGGAAGAATGATTGGGTATGGGAGTTTACAGAAATTTAACCGAGGTTAAACAGAGTACTCCTTTGGGTCAATCGTTTACTTCTCGAAAATGAGAATATATGGTTGTACTCAGGGCTCGGCAGAGCGAGTTCGATAGGCTAGAAGAGAGTCCCAAGCACGGGAATAATCTCCCTTCTCAGCGAGGCGTACGGCATATTCGTAAAGGGTGCCTACTGGGGTATTAGGGATTCTTGTTACATCTCTCAGGGTGGTGAAGGCCTCTGCATCTAGCCCTTGTTGCCGCTGCACTTGGTACAGCCCCAAGCCGCGTACCGCGTCCATGGGATTCTGTAGAAAGCTCCGGGTCAACTGCCCAAGATCCCGGACTTCACCTGTGGCGGGAAGGGATGGCTGTCGCATGTGTTTGAACGCCAGCTCACAAGCGTCGCGAAACTTCCCTTCGCCAGCCCAGTGTCGGCCCAGCACGATCCATCCGCTGGTGCTCCAGTTGGGATTGTTCTGAAGTTCACGGATGAGCTGATTCTTGTCACCCCTGCTGTACCAAAGCTCAAAGAGGGACAGCTTCTGGGATGGTGTGAAGTTGTCGAGACTGGGATGGCTGTCGAGCAGCTCCCGCAGGGCTGTCTGGAAGTCGCTTCCAGAGACCCGTTCCAAATAGAGGAGACGGAGCTTGGGATCCTCCGCCATGGATCGCAGCGGCTCCCGCAGATCGGGAAAGCGATGGATGTTGTCGGCGATCTGTCTGTAGTAATCGGCGGCATTGCGAGGATCCCGGCGAATGGCCTCCCGCAGAGCCGGGAGGGCCTGAAGGGGGGCGTGATCCAACCAGAGGGCGGCCTCCTGCATGCAGAAGGTGGGGGTGTTCGGTTCCAGTGCGCGAGCCCGGGAAAAGTCGTCCATCACCTGCTGATGGGGGCGGCCGAGCTGGAGGGAGATGGCGGCGCGAATGTAGTAGGCATCCCATCTCATCGGTTGAGTGGCGATGACTTTGTTCAAGGCCTCGAGCGCGTCAGCTTGATTGCCAGAGGAGGAGAGCGCCCTGGCAGACTCCAGCTGCATCCTGGCGCTGAATGCCCCGGGCAGAACAGCCTCCCCTGAACCTACGGCCATCCACGCGAAGCCGCTGAACAAACAGATCCCGCTGGCGGTGTAGCGCAGGATGGGGACGGAGAGGTTCGCCGCAAGACGTTTGGCCGGGTGCCAGGCCAGCCCGGCGAGCAGTGCGCCGAAGGTGGCCAGCCCCAGCGTGTGGAGGGGGGTATCCACAAAAGCCTGGAGAAACAGCAGGGCGACCCCAATCCCCGCAGCAGCGCGAAGCCGCCGGTCGCGACGTCCGCTGCCGTCGGATTTCTTCCACCTTCCAAAGCCTTTCCAGATGAAATAACCTGCGGTGAATGCCGCCGCGAGGGCCAGCAGTCCGCCTTCGATGCCCAGCCAGAGCCAGTCGCTTTCCGGGTGGGCGGTGCGGGTGATCATTCCATCACCGGAGGCGGTCTTGTGCAGGGCGTACACGGGCTCGAAATTGCCGAGCCCCACCCCGATGAATGGTGCCTGAGGGATGAGCGCCAGGGATTGCTGGAAGATCTTGATCCGGCCATCACTGCTCAACGTGGAGACGATGCCCTCCGAACCTGTGAACCGTTCCAGAATGCGCTGGCCGTAGATGAGGGAGACCGTGGCGAGAATCAACAGCAGGGAGGTGGATACGGCAAAACGCTTCGCCGAACGCGCGGCATGGCTGCCTGACATCATCCACATGCCCAGACCGACGAAGAACAACACGACCCCTGTGCGTGAGGTGTTGGCGAGGATGGCACCGAACATGGGGAGAATAGAGAGGGCAAAAACGGGCCAAGACCAGCGCTTACGGTGGTAGGCATCATATGTGCAGGCGAAGGCCAGCACCGCCCCGGAGGCCAGCAAGCCCGAGAAGTTGTTCCGGTTGGTAAAGGGGCCGTAGTAGTCAATGCGCTCGGTGCCCTGCCAGAAAATCACTTCATAGTCCCCGTAGTGCACGACGAGGCTGGCAATGGCGATGCCAGCGATGCCCAGCACCAGCAACTGCAGCAGGGTCCGCCTTTCGGGTTCATCGAACCCCCGGGTGATGCAGACGCTGAGCCACAGGGTGCCCACGGTGAGTAATAGCACCCCCTGAAGGGTGATCCAGGGCTGGGGAGACTGGGTGCCTGGCATGATGATGCCAAAGGCGTCCCGCAAGGTGGTGCGCCACGCCGGAAGGTCAGAGTCTCCAACGGGCAGCAACCCGCACAAGGAAAAACCCAGCATCAGCAACAAGGGGGCACCGACCCATGCCGGCACTCTGAAGCGCGGGGGCGCAGCGAAGATGGCGGCACCCATGAGCACCGTAGAGAGCCCTATCGCGAAGGGCGACCGATTCCCGCAGATGGAGATGGCCAGCAGCGGCACCGCCACCAGGAGCAAGAGAGCCCACCAAGGGGTGGGCGCGACTGGAGGGATGCTTCGGGAAGGCGGCGGGTCTTCCTCATCCTCTACGAGGGGGCGACGTGGGGACTTGGAGTTGCGTTGTCTTTTGAGCACCTAGGGTACTAGGGGGTGAGGTTTGCTTTTGGCGTAGCGATGGGTCTGGAATCAAGGGAACCTGCCGCAGGTGTGAATTCAATGTCCGACAGACGGCCCCATCTTTCTGTGGCGAGATTGAGGGCGGGAATGAGCTGGTCCGCCTTGGCCACCCAACGATCTGCCATGTCAGCGTCGTCCGGCACGTAGAGACGGCAGGTCAGGTCTGTGATGAGTGAGAAATCCAGCGGGCGGAACCCGGCCGCTGGGGCAAGCTTGACCCCAATGCGCTCCGTACCCAGGCGGAAGAGCATGAGAAACTCATCGGCCTCCAGCGATCTTTCTGCCTCCCACTCCAGCACCTTGCCATAGGCGGCAGTGTAGAGCATGTCCCGGCGTCGGTTGAGCGCTTCTCTGAACTGGGCCCGTACTTCCCGCCAACTGCGGACATACCCCAGATAGCGCGCTGCGCCCAGCCCCAGCAGGAACAGGGCTGCGGTGGCAATCGGCAAAGAAAGACCGCGATTCCAGAAGAGACTGATGCCGAAGAGGCTGAGCACCAGGCACACCGTATAGAGGGCAATGAGCGCCTTGGCCTTGCTGAAGCCCAGCAACATCAGGCGATGATGGATATGCTGGGCATCGGCGCGGAAGATGGGTACTCCGCGCAAGAGCCGGCGAATGATGGCAAAGAGGGTGTCAAGAATCGGCACGCCCAGAGCGATGATGACCACCAGCAATGAGGCGATGATCGTCCCCTTGTTGGAGGAAAGGAGGGAGACAGAGGCGACAAAGAAGCCAATGAGGTAGGCTCCTCCATCCCCAAGGAAGATGCGCGCCGGTGGCAGGTTGAAGACGAGAAAGCCAATGAGGGCACCGCTCATGACCACAGAGATGAGCACCACGTCCGGCATCCTGGCAAAGTGGCCAACAAATGCGAGGGTGAGGCTGAGGAACAGGCCAAATCCCGTGGCCAGCCCATCCATACCGTCGATGAGATTGATGATGTTGGGGATGGAGATGAGCCAAAGGAGGGTGATCGGGAGCCCCCACCATCCCAACACGATCTGCCCCTCGCCAAAGGGGTTGGACAAGCTGTCGATCGAGATGCCCAACGCGTAGAGGATGCAGGCGGCACCTATCTGACCGACAAGCTTGACCCGCGCCCCCAGCGGACGCAGATCGTCCGCGAAGCCCACGGAAAAGATGAGCAGATTGGTGAGGATGATCGGCCACCATTGAGCGAAGAAATCTGGAAGCCACCAGGTAGCGAATGCAAAGCCCAGGCAGAGCGCCACGAAGACCGGAAGCCCGCCCAATCTTGGCACTGGTGTTGTGTGCAGTTTCCGATGTTGATCCGGATGGTCCATGCCCAGCCCGGAATTTTGGCGAATGATGAGCCAGGTGCCGAGCGCACTGACCAAGATGGCCCCCGTAAAGAGGAGCCACATCATCGGGGAGGGCACCCGCGGCAGGGGGAGATCCAATGCCAATAGACTGTGTAAATGGGACATCCGTCAGGAGATTATGCGGGGCGACCGGACCAGTTGGACAAGGCGCTGGTGCCAATCATCCACGGCGAGAGTCTGGATGGACGCAAGTTTTCCATGCCATTCCGGGCAAGAGACAACCGCAGCAGGCACGGAGCCGCCTGACATCTGATTGCGCAGCCAGTCGGTCACTCCTTGGCAATCACCCGGTGCAAAGAGACCTGCTCCGGGATGGTTCTTTTGGAGCATTCGAGCGATGCCGCCTTCGGTGGGGCCTATCCAGAGGATCGGCCGGTTCAGGTGCTTCAGAACGGCGAGTTTGGACGGCCAGAGCAGACCCTGGGTTTCGACTTTTTGAGTGGCGACGAGCACATCTGCCCTAAGCAAGGAGGAGACCAGTTGCTCGTCTGGTGCGTAGTCCAGCCAGCGGCACCGTCGCAGTCCAAGTTCCGCTGCCCGATGTTTTGCCCATGGAATCTGCGGGCCGCGCCCTTGGAATACGAGGTCCGCTTCCAGTCCCGCTGCCTCCAGCTGATGCTGAGTTTGAAGGAGGGTTTCAACATCGTGCGCCCGGCCCAAATTGCCCGAGTAGAGCCAGGTGAAACTGGATGGGGATTGCGAAACTATCGGCTGGCTAACTATTGAGGCCGCAGTGATTGTCGAAGGAGGCCACGGGGGGCAGAGATGAAGCCGGGGGTCGGTTTTGAGCTGGAGAGCGTCTGCCATGTCCTCGTCCAGACACCCGATCAGCTCACAGCGTCGAAGGCCGAGCTGCACCGCCTTGTCAAGCCAACGGTAGGGAGGGCTTTTCGGGGATACCTCCCCCAGGGCGGCTGCGATTTGGGGGTAAACATCCATGACCCAGTGGGCGAGAGGAATGCGCCGGATGCGGGAGATGAGCGAGGCGGTGAAGACGAGGCCCGGTGGGTCGGACAGGCAGAAAATCACGTCAGGTCGCGGAGCAAGACAGCCTGCGACGAAGAGTCTCCCATGTGCCCAGCCTTCACGCATCCACCGCTTGAAGCCGCCCGAGCCCGTGCCTTGTCGGTAACTGCCCCCTGCGGATCTGCTGAAGACCTCCCAACCACGCGCCTGAAGTCCAGTGCCCAACTCGGCCAGCAACCGGGCCGTGGGGGCTGGATCCGGGGAGGTGAACTTGTTGAGGAGAAGGATGCGCATGAGCTGGCAGATGCCAGTATCTTTTACTCCACCCCGTAAAGGGAGCCTGGATCCGCGTGCCACTTCTTCCGGAGCAGGTACACGTCCCGGAACATCCGCCATGAATCCCGAAAGAGGTGAATCTTGCCGCCGGGGATTTCACTCCAGTCCACAGGGAACTCTGAGATGTCACAGCCTGCGTGCCGGAGGGCCATCATCAGATCGACGTCAAAGGCGAAGCCCATAAGCGTGAGCCGGTCCCGGACGGATTCAAATACCCGGCGCGGGACCACTTTGCAGCCGCACTGGGTGTCATAGACGGGTACGTGGAGCAGCTCGGAAACGAGCGTTGCATAGATGCGCCCGACGAGATGCCGGTGAAAGAGGCGATGAACATTGCGTCCCAGCATCTTGACCCTGGAGGCGAACCAGGCGTGGGGGGCAACGTCCTGGCGGGCGGATCGGACAGCAGTCACCAGCCGGGCAATCTCGGAGGCGGACACCGCCCCATCGGCGTCGGCGAACGCCAGCCATTGCTCACCCTGATGGGCGGACCAGCCAGCATACACCGTGCCCCCCTTCCCAACGTTCTGCGGCAGAGCCAGCATCGGCCGCACAAAGGGGTGGGCGGAGCGGTATTCATCGACCAGGGCGCGAAGCTTTCCGGCTTCCTCCTCACCGCTCCCGTCATCCACCACCAGGATGGAGACACCGCCAACATCTCCCAGCACCCTGCAAAGGTCGGAGAGAAAGGGGCGGAGACGGGTGCTCTCGCGAAAACAAGGAATGACGAGCAACAAATTCAAAATGATGAATTATGAATTATGAATTATGAATGCGGAATGCGGAATGCGGAATGCGGAATGCGGAATGCGGAATGCGGAATGCGGAATGCGGAATGCGGAATGCGGAATGCGGAATGCGGAATGCGGAATGCGGAATGATTCAGGTTCGAGGAAGTTTTTTCTGGAGGCGGTGGTCGAGGAGGTGAAGGGCTAGTATGACCTCTGCGAGGACCCGCTGCAATGTGTAGAACCACCCGCGCCAACCATCGAAGAGGAGCCCTTTTGCGAAGAGGCAGTAGATCAGAGTCGCGAAGGGGGCGAGGACCATGGACTTGCGAAGCCGGTCCTGGAGGGACAGGCTGGCATCGAGGGCTGTAGCGAGTTTTTCGGCCTCCAACAAGGCGTACCTGTCCTGGGACTGAATCCACCGCGTGAGGGATTTGCGGTCATCATGATTGATGAAGCTTTGGATCAGGCCAGTCGTCCCGTTGATATCTAGCAGTTGGGTGTGTCCGTCCTGCCGGTAGGTGCAGGCTTCCTTGCGGAAAAGCACGGCACGCGGCGGGTAGAGCGTGGCCCGGAGAGGCCGGCCGGCGATGCAGTAGCGGAAGCGTGCATGATAAGCGACCACGCTGGGAACTGGGGCGAGAGATGCCAGTTCGGAAACAAATCCCGGATCGAGGACATAATCAGCGTCCAGTGCCAGGATCCATGGGGAATCCGCCAAGGCCACGCCGTGGTTCCACTGTGAGGTGTGATCGTCAAAGGCACGCTGCTGGAAGGTGACGTTGGGGAAGGCCCTGGCAATCGCCGCTGTCCCGTCCGTGCTGTGGCTGTCCAACACCACAACCCTGGGGAACGCTGTGAGTGGTTCCAGGCAGCGGGCCAGGTTGGGTGCCTCGTTCCAGGTGAGGATGAGGGGGGTGATGTGGGCCAGATTCACGATGTCATTTTGCCTGTGCCTACCACTTCGCCGTAGAGTTTTACAAGCCGGGCTCCCACAGCCTCCAGTGAATAGCGGGACGCCACGAAAGATGCAGCATCTTCACCGAGGCGCATCCGTTCAACTGGGCTTGATGCTAGTAAAGCGATAGCGTCTGCCAGTGCGTCCT contains these protein-coding regions:
- the coaE gene encoding dephospho-CoA kinase (Dephospho-CoA kinase (CoaE) performs the final step in coenzyme A biosynthesis.); protein product: MKIWIVTGGAASGKSTFCRLLAELSSQVVLFSSDEAVHQIYQTPELAAVLAGVLDPSVVGEDGLVSRGALRDLAFNDPTVRRKLEDFLHPQVFKKLSDLVQQTREAGKAQLLIAEVPLFYEAASDFPADAVIVVASEARVQHDRMTGERGLNADTAQRILDIQWPLRRKLELADKVVWNEGSTELLRSQAQLLLQQIV
- the rho gene encoding transcription termination factor Rho, which produces MHSEENPVSVPADAPEGALVNETVIAEASAPETTTPPPVGASPAPDHTGAPVEEKVPGPFPEVVTINDLQSSTLGALQALAATLGWRVNGSRTKHQLVVELVSWMMQHGTRAEVEGFLEMQQESFGLIRYPLYNFAPLPEDIFVPIFVIRKFNLRPGQKIKASIKVPREKEKYLAMDRILEVEGRSVDEWQLPVDFDKLTATFPSQRIILETPKNPAVSARMVDIIAPLGKGQRALICASPRSGKTMLLKDIARSITVNHPEVTLIILLLDERPEEVTDFEESVQTEIYSSTFDESPKRHSQVAELVLERAKRLVELGKDVVILLDSITRLARGYNALQGGKGRTMSGGIDAKALMKPKKFFGAARKVEEGGSLTIVATALVETESRMDEVIFEEFKGTGNMEVNLDREIAERRIFPAIHVLKSGTRRDELLYHPDEFKRISVIRKQLASVPAYEAVEFLLKNIERSKSNAELLLSGLR
- a CDS encoding ribonuclease D, which codes for MISSSAEPSIGRDYYWIDTEEQLRGLAADLNSLITRGELTRVYLDTEADSLHHFQEKLCLIQLAANGIYALIDPLVLSDLGPLLEVVDNAEVWFHSADYDLTLLKRTCNWTPTHLKDTQVAARLTGHRTFGLAALVEQHCGVTLCKSSQKEDWSLRPLPAKMQAYAVDDVRYLGRLVDIFMTDLVAKDRVTWFEQSCESLRRDVLSRQEKDRDEAWRISGSGRLRPAGLAILREVWNWRDGIAREKDVPPFRVLNNQQMLTMATEFETSGTAHPPPRWRGRWKETFEAAVTRVKKADPASWPERPKKHARRMTDQDRAKIDRLCQARDLKAEGLGLETSLLGSRGLMEDLVLNPDGEVRNKLMAWQREVLQDVLSKEELVF
- a CDS encoding sigma-54-dependent transcriptional regulator, translated to MAKVVIIDDEASILELMAKFCRGLGHEVVQCQTGMAGLSSIRDSRPDLVIVDLRIGDIDGLEIIKHTRAESASTAIIMVTGHGSVETAVEAMRLGAYDYLTKPFDLADLKRTIEQALGQKSVTAASSYQAAPPSAANSSRLVGGSAPIQKILSIVQRVADNDSPVLLEGEFGVGKQLIARALHESSRRSSGPFKAIQCSALPPDLLESELFGHGSPQNSIFARTRGGTIHIAEIHQMPMRIQAQLNGFLEQAQVSSQTMYNGSGFNFRLITSTTAHLEDSIRDGKFREDLYYKLSVVPIIVPPLRERREDIALLVEHFLREQALRSGRGMKRMEAFAEEFLEKYPWPGNISELRNAVERACALAEGDSIKPSDLPAKVTQKVEAPLDPASGEGKQRLPIGGTLDEFIRGQEKLFIAETLKFNNGSREKTASMLGVSIATLYRKMELNVERKTTS
- a CDS encoding O-antigen ligase family protein, giving the protein MLKRQRNSKSPRRPLVEDEEDPPPSRSIPPVAPTPWWALLLLVAVPLLAISICGNRSPFAIGLSTVLMGAAIFAAPPRFRVPAWVGAPLLLMLGFSLCGLLPVGDSDLPAWRTTLRDAFGIIMPGTQSPQPWITLQGVLLLTVGTLWLSVCITRGFDEPERRTLLQLLVLGIAGIAIASLVVHYGDYEVIFWQGTERIDYYGPFTNRNNFSGLLASGAVLAFACTYDAYHRKRWSWPVFALSILPMFGAILANTSRTGVVLFFVGLGMWMMSGSHAARSAKRFAVSTSLLLILATVSLIYGQRILERFTGSEGIVSTLSSDGRIKIFQQSLALIPQAPFIGVGLGNFEPVYALHKTASGDGMITRTAHPESDWLWLGIEGGLLALAAAFTAGYFIWKGFGRWKKSDGSGRRDRRLRAAAGIGVALLFLQAFVDTPLHTLGLATFGALLAGLAWHPAKRLAANLSVPILRYTASGICLFSGFAWMAVGSGEAVLPGAFSARMQLESARALSSSGNQADALEALNKVIATQPMRWDAYYIRAAISLQLGRPHQQVMDDFSRARALEPNTPTFCMQEAALWLDHAPLQALPALREAIRRDPRNAADYYRQIADNIHRFPDLREPLRSMAEDPKLRLLYLERVSGSDFQTALRELLDSHPSLDNFTPSQKLSLFELWYSRGDKNQLIRELQNNPNWSTSGWIVLGRHWAGEGKFRDACELAFKHMRQPSLPATGEVRDLGQLTRSFLQNPMDAVRGLGLYQVQRQQGLDAEAFTTLRDVTRIPNTPVGTLYEYAVRLAEKGDYSRAWDSLLAYRTRSAEP
- a CDS encoding MraY family glycosyltransferase — encoded protein: MMWLLFTGAILVSALGTWLIIRQNSGLGMDHPDQHRKLHTTPVPRLGGLPVFVALCLGFAFATWWLPDFFAQWWPIILTNLLIFSVGFADDLRPLGARVKLVGQIGAACILYALGISIDSLSNPFGEGQIVLGWWGLPITLLWLISIPNIINLIDGMDGLATGFGLFLSLTLAFVGHFARMPDVVLISVVMSGALIGFLVFNLPPARIFLGDGGAYLIGFFVASVSLLSSNKGTIIASLLVVIIALGVPILDTLFAIIRRLLRGVPIFRADAQHIHHRLMLLGFSKAKALIALYTVCLVLSLFGISLFWNRGLSLPIATAALFLLGLGAARYLGYVRSWREVRAQFREALNRRRDMLYTAAYGKVLEWEAERSLEADEFLMLFRLGTERIGVKLAPAAGFRPLDFSLITDLTCRLYVPDDADMADRWVAKADQLIPALNLATERWGRLSDIEFTPAAGSLDSRPIATPKANLTP
- a CDS encoding glycosyltransferase — protein: MRILLLNKFTSPDPAPTARLLAELGTGLQARGWEVFSRSAGGSYRQGTGSGGFKRWMREGWAHGRLFVAGCLAPRPDVIFCLSDPPGLVFTASLISRIRRIPLAHWVMDVYPQIAAALGEVSPKSPPYRWLDKAVQLGLRRCELIGCLDEDMADALQLKTDPRLHLCPPWPPSTITAASIVSQPIVSQSPSSFTWLYSGNLGRAHDVETLLQTQHQLEAAGLEADLVFQGRGPQIPWAKHRAAELGLRRCRWLDYAPDEQLVSSLLRADVLVATQKVETQGLLWPSKLAVLKHLNRPILWIGPTEGGIARMLQKNHPGAGLFAPGDCQGVTDWLRNQMSGGSVPAAVVSCPEWHGKLASIQTLAVDDWHQRLVQLVRSPRIIS